From one Mytilus edulis chromosome 1, xbMytEdul2.2, whole genome shotgun sequence genomic stretch:
- the LOC139488371 gene encoding uncharacterized protein has translation MAKEFKCVVCGRCHLKSRRKIKTKALKQFVRKRIERNLEENDVICEKCRSIYRKTLKKVNNEQKVSNCLSECITDDSDSEFVINTEEAVSTKMLSPKQIELNISSTHTSHRFCIVCKQEGTSRNKLCKVPLQARTQAFIKNAVFIDGNTRCCKHHLSEQLFDDTSLQALTAKYTTTYMNRSDITSLLENVRKTLATSHILNFDNPLSLSDGDYYNLTGLSKQQFNELSSYIVSARQTNVRSVRTCIAVLLTKLRTGLPNHILGTIFSLTKSQVQRCIHSARVSLMQDFVPHFIGFQHISHEDFVRNHTTPIAKTLFANDSEDAAIIVMDGTYIYLQKSADYEFQRLSYSLHKNRPLVKPMVIVGTDGYILSVLGPYFANGKNNDAAITKHMISVNAEGMNEWLETSDVCVVDRGFRDVVDFLREQGYNVEMPVYLKKGSKQHPVEEANASRLVTKVRWVVESVNARVKQWRFFDKVVSNHFIPIIGDLLRIVCAVCNKFRPPLAGTHPEDKSIAEAMLEKCKKGNAIQKMVTEEGLLTKRTIYKLVDASNVLDELADFPVLSMDKLREITMGVYQLKQAPNYVREHEGEDGKFELYVCKIKANLLKIKIQSRHSNKLSHTVFTSYSDEGDIEGWYCTCKSGARVVGCCAHVASVLWYLGYQRLEQQSGSRRDFKTSVLDASHIPSSDESDCDSLPEE, from the coding sequence ATGGCTAAAGAGTTCAAGTGTGTGGTTTGTGGTAGATGTCATCTAAAATCCAGACGTAAGATAAAAACTAAAGCACTGAAACAGTTTGTAAGAAAAAGAATTGAGCGAAACCTTGAAGAAAATGATGTGATATGTGAGAAGTGTAGATCAATATACAGGAAAACactaaaaaaagtaaacaatgaaCAGAAAGTTTCAAACTGTCTTTCCGAGTGTATTACAGATGACAGTGACTCTGAGTTTGTTATAAATACAGAAGAAGCCGTATCCACGAAAATGTTAAGTCCGAAACAAATTGAACTGAATATTTCTTCCACTCACACATCACATAGATTCTGCATTGTATGCAAGCAGGAAGGTACCAGTAGAAATAAGTTATGCAAAGTTCCTTTACAGGCAAGAACCCAAGCCTTTATAAAAAATGCCGTTTTTATAGATGGAAATACACGCTGTTGCAAACATCATTTATCTGAACAACTTTTCGACGACACATCACTTCAAGCATTAACTGCAAAATACACTACAACATATATGAATCGTTCTGATATAACTTCATTATTAGAAAATGTGAGAAAAACCTTGGCAACCTCTCATATCCTGAATTTTGACAATCCATTATCATTATCTGATGGTGACTATTACAATCTAACTGGATTATCAAAGCAGCAATTCAATGAACTCTCCTCATATATTGTATCAGCACGTCAAACCAATGTTAGGTCTGTACGCACATGTATAGCTGTCTTGTTAACAAAACTAAGGACAGGACTTCCAAATCATATACTTGGAACAATATTTTCGTTAACCAAAAGCCAAGTGCAAAGATGTATTCATAGTGCCAGAGTTTCCCTTATGCAGGATTTTGTACCACATTTCATTGGGTTTCAGCATATAAGCCACGAAGATTTTGTTCGGAACCACACCACTCCAATAGCAAAAACTCTGTTTGCCAATGATTCTGAAGATGCTGCAATTATTGTCATGGACGGTACTTATATCTACCTCCAGAAAAGCGCTGATTATGAATTTCAGAGGTTATCATACAGCCTGCATAAAAACAGACCGCTAGTTAAACCAATGGTCATAGTAGGAACAGATGGATATATCCTGTCAGTACTGGGTCCCTATTTTGCAAACGGAAAAAATAATGACGCGGCAATAACAAAGCACATGATTTCTGTCAATGCCGAAGGCATGAATGAGTGGCTAGAGACTAGCGATGTTTGTGTGGTCGACAGGGGATTTAGAGACGTGGTAGACTTCTTAAGAGAACAAGGATATAACGTAGAAATGCCCGTTTACCTGAAGAAGGGATCAAAACAGCACCCGGTAGAAGAAGCCAACGCCAGCAGACTAGTAACCAAAGTGAGATGGGTCGTTGAAAGTGTGAATGCACGAGTTAAACAATGGAGGTTCTTCGACAAGGTAGTTTCTAACCATTTCATTCCAATCATTGGTGATTTATTACGGATTGTATGCGCTGTTTGCAACAAGTTTCGGCCACCACTTGCTGGTACACACCCTGAGGATAAAAGTATTGCCGAAGCAATGCTTGAAAAATGCAAAAAGGGAAATGCAATCCAAAAGATGGTGACGGAAGAAGGCTTATTGACCAAACGTACCATTTACAAATTAGTTGATGCATCAAATGTTTTAGATGAACTAGCTGATTTTCCAGTTCTGAGTATGGATAAACTACGAGAAATAACCATGGGGGTATATCAGCTTAAACAGGCCCCTAACTATGTCAGAGAACATGAGGGTGAAGACGGAAAATTTGAACTGTATGTGTGCAAAATCAAAGCAAACCTgctcaaaattaaaatacaatctAGGCATAGTAACAAACTTTCCCATACTGTCTTCACAAGTTACAGTGACGAAGGAGATATAGAAGGATGGTATTGTACATGCAAATCGGGAGCACGAGTAGTTGGTTGTTGTGCACATGTTGCAAGTGTGCTATGGTATCTGGGGTATCAAAGACTTGAACAGCAGTCTGGATCAAGGAGAGActttaaaacatctgttttagATGCATCTCACATACCGAGTTCTGATGAAAGTGACTGTGATTCTTTGCCAGAGGAGTGA